The following are encoded together in the Streptomyces sp. NBC_00341 genome:
- a CDS encoding amino acid ABC transporter permease, whose protein sequence is MSESPGVAVSSGSAPPAEAAPRPGPPVVPKPPVPQRVRPLLRPGRWIVTVVVLVLVAQIVHGLVANPFYQWDRFQYWFLRPTILDGLLVTLEVALFSAVLGLLGGVLLALARLSPSPVLRAVSWVYTWLFRSVPLIVILLFLYNFSALYRTLSVGVPFGPAFFSFDESRLATDMAVAVIGLSLNEAAYASEVVRGGILSVDQGQHEAAAALGLPKRYRFAKIVFPQALRSITPNYVNQLIGLIKGTSLVFYVSLLDLFGSVQSMGSTYPGDIVPLLLVATAWYLILTSVVSVIQFYVERYYSRGALRTLPPTPLQRLRTGLGDLRARVRKETAI, encoded by the coding sequence GTGAGTGAATCCCCCGGCGTCGCTGTGTCCTCCGGGTCAGCGCCGCCCGCCGAGGCGGCGCCCCGCCCCGGGCCACCCGTCGTGCCGAAACCGCCGGTCCCGCAGCGGGTCCGCCCGCTGCTTCGGCCCGGACGCTGGATCGTCACCGTCGTCGTCCTGGTGCTGGTCGCCCAGATCGTCCACGGGCTGGTGGCCAACCCCTTCTACCAGTGGGACCGGTTCCAGTACTGGTTCCTGCGCCCCACCATCCTTGACGGCCTGCTCGTCACGCTCGAAGTCGCCCTGTTCAGCGCCGTGCTGGGGCTTCTCGGCGGTGTGCTGCTGGCCCTGGCCCGGCTCTCCCCGAGCCCGGTGCTGCGCGCGGTCAGCTGGGTCTACACCTGGCTGTTCCGATCGGTCCCGCTGATCGTGATCCTGCTGTTCCTCTACAACTTCAGCGCGCTCTACCGGACGCTGAGCGTGGGAGTGCCGTTCGGCCCGGCGTTCTTCAGCTTCGACGAGTCACGCCTCGCCACCGACATGGCCGTCGCCGTCATCGGTCTCAGCCTGAACGAGGCGGCGTACGCCTCCGAAGTGGTGCGCGGCGGCATCCTCTCCGTCGACCAGGGCCAGCACGAGGCGGCAGCCGCCCTCGGCCTCCCGAAGCGGTACCGGTTCGCGAAGATCGTCTTCCCGCAGGCCCTGCGCTCCATCACCCCGAACTACGTCAACCAGCTGATCGGCCTGATCAAGGGCACCTCACTGGTCTTCTACGTCTCACTGCTCGACCTCTTCGGCTCCGTACAGAGCATGGGCAGCACCTACCCCGGCGACATCGTGCCGCTGCTGCTGGTCGCCACCGCCTGGTACCTGATCCTCACCAGCGTGGTGTCCGTCATCCAGTTCTACGTCGAGCGGTACTACTCGCGGGGCGCGCTGCGCACCCTGCCGCCCACACCGCTGCAGAGGCTGCGGACCGGCCTGGGCGATCTGCGGGCACGGGTCCGGAAGGAGACAGCGATATGA
- a CDS encoding amino acid ABC transporter ATP-binding protein has translation MRPAAVEVHDVHKWYGSQRVLDGVALTVRPGEVTVVLGPSGSGKSTLLRVINHLEKPEIGHVSVNGELIGVRRHRGRLKELSERAILTQRSRIGFVFQNFNLFPHLTVLDNVAAAPVATGRLTKPESRELARDLLDRVGLADRAAAYPRQLSGGQQQRVAIARALALRPGVILFDEPTSALDPELVGEVLAVIKSLAGSGTTLLVVTHEIGFAREIADRVVFMDGGRIVEQGPPEQVLDHPRHERTRDFLSKVL, from the coding sequence GTGCGCCCCGCCGCGGTCGAGGTGCACGACGTGCACAAGTGGTACGGCTCCCAGCGCGTTCTCGACGGCGTGGCGCTGACCGTGCGGCCCGGGGAGGTCACGGTCGTCCTCGGACCGTCCGGCTCGGGGAAGTCCACCCTCCTGCGGGTGATCAACCACCTGGAGAAGCCGGAGATCGGCCATGTCAGTGTGAACGGCGAGCTGATCGGCGTACGCAGGCACCGGGGGCGTCTCAAGGAGCTGAGCGAGCGCGCCATCCTGACGCAGCGCAGCCGGATCGGGTTCGTCTTCCAGAACTTCAACCTCTTCCCGCACCTCACGGTGCTGGACAACGTGGCAGCCGCGCCGGTCGCGACCGGGAGACTCACCAAGCCCGAGTCCCGGGAGCTGGCCCGCGACCTGCTCGACCGGGTGGGACTCGCGGACCGGGCAGCCGCCTACCCCCGCCAGCTCTCCGGCGGACAGCAGCAGCGCGTGGCCATCGCCCGAGCCCTCGCCCTGCGGCCCGGGGTCATCCTCTTCGACGAGCCGACCTCGGCGCTCGACCCCGAACTGGTCGGCGAGGTACTGGCCGTGATCAAGTCCCTGGCCGGCAGTGGCACCACCCTGCTGGTCGTGACGCACGAGATCGGCTTCGCCCGCGAGATCGCCGACCGGGTGGTCTTCATGGACGGCGGCCGGATCGTCGAACAGGGCCCGCCAGAGCAGGTGCTGGACCACCCGAGGCACGAGCGGACCAGGGACTTCCTGAGCAAGGTGCTCTGA
- a CDS encoding ABC transporter substrate-binding protein, whose amino-acid sequence MRTPILRSRLRRGVAASAAFASLAAGLAACGGDGDAATRTGSAPAGTVTVGALSNGAAEETRLKVPEVKSISAELPKSVADRGKLVIGVGALPAGFPPLAYVGEDQKTLTGAEPDLGRLVAAVLGLEPELKNSTWENMFVGIDSGKVDVALSNVTDTEERKKKYEFASYRQDNLAFEALKKNTWNFDDDYRNLAGRTVAVSAGTNQERILLEWKAKLAKQGRKLDVKYYQDNNATALALASGKIDLSFGPNPGIAYHITQTSKTPNPTRNAGKFSGAGATLQGLIAATAKKDSGLAKPLADAINHLIKNGQYAKWLAAWNLSNEAVPSSLVDPPGLPLDNS is encoded by the coding sequence ATGCGTACCCCCATCCTCCGCAGCAGACTCCGCCGAGGTGTCGCCGCCTCCGCCGCGTTCGCCTCGCTCGCCGCCGGCCTCGCCGCGTGCGGCGGTGACGGCGACGCCGCGACCAGGACCGGCAGTGCGCCGGCCGGAACGGTCACCGTCGGCGCGCTCTCCAACGGCGCCGCCGAGGAGACCCGGCTCAAGGTGCCGGAGGTGAAGTCGATCAGCGCCGAGCTGCCCAAGTCGGTGGCCGATCGCGGCAAGCTGGTGATCGGCGTGGGCGCGCTGCCCGCCGGATTCCCGCCTCTCGCCTACGTGGGCGAGGACCAGAAGACCCTCACCGGCGCCGAACCCGATCTCGGCCGGCTGGTTGCGGCGGTCCTCGGACTCGAGCCCGAGCTGAAGAACTCGACCTGGGAGAACATGTTCGTCGGCATCGACAGCGGCAAGGTCGACGTGGCCCTGTCGAACGTCACCGACACGGAGGAGCGCAAGAAGAAGTACGAGTTCGCCTCCTACCGGCAGGACAACCTCGCCTTCGAGGCCCTGAAGAAGAACACCTGGAACTTTGACGACGACTACCGGAACCTGGCCGGCCGGACCGTCGCCGTCAGCGCCGGCACCAACCAGGAGCGGATCCTGCTGGAGTGGAAGGCGAAGCTGGCGAAGCAGGGCCGCAAGCTCGACGTCAAGTACTACCAGGACAACAACGCCACGGCCCTGGCACTGGCCAGCGGGAAGATCGACCTCTCCTTCGGGCCCAATCCCGGCATCGCCTACCACATCACGCAGACCTCGAAGACCCCCAACCCGACCCGCAACGCGGGCAAGTTCTCCGGGGCGGGCGCGACGCTCCAGGGGCTGATCGCGGCAACCGCGAAGAAGGACAGCGGACTGGCCAAGCCGCTCGCCGACGCGATTAACCACCTGATCAAGAACGGCCAGTACGCGAAGTGGCTCGCCGCCTGGAACCTCTCCAACGAGGCTGTGCCGTCCTCCCTGGTCGACCCGCCCGGACTGCCGCTCGACAACTCCTGA
- a CDS encoding GNAT family N-acetyltransferase, whose protein sequence is MSTSVHHAPPPRAVPPHILDNAAWAALTGPHAHLAERVGRAARYPTDVSPFSAIEDPADPRAWDDLAALVGPGAVTPVSGARTVPDGWSVERGGDGVQLVDTALYTEPAPEAEPLGPADVPEILELIALTQPGPFLPRTIELGGYLGIRDRGRLIALAGERLHPPGWTEISAVCTHPDHRGRGLATRLVRAVAAGIRERGDTPFLHAAADNTQAIRLYESIGFTLRRRTRFLLVRAPGERT, encoded by the coding sequence ATGTCCACCAGCGTCCATCACGCCCCGCCACCGAGAGCGGTACCCCCGCACATCCTGGACAACGCCGCCTGGGCCGCGCTGACCGGTCCGCACGCACACCTCGCCGAGCGTGTCGGCCGGGCCGCCCGCTACCCCACGGACGTCTCCCCGTTCAGCGCCATCGAGGACCCCGCCGACCCGCGGGCCTGGGACGATCTGGCCGCCCTGGTCGGACCCGGCGCCGTCACCCCCGTCTCCGGGGCGCGCACGGTCCCCGACGGCTGGAGCGTCGAACGCGGCGGCGACGGCGTCCAGCTGGTCGACACCGCTCTGTACACAGAACCCGCACCCGAGGCGGAACCGCTGGGGCCCGCCGACGTGCCCGAGATCCTCGAACTGATCGCCCTCACCCAGCCGGGCCCCTTCCTGCCCCGCACCATCGAACTGGGCGGCTACCTGGGCATCCGGGACCGAGGACGACTGATCGCCCTCGCCGGAGAGCGCCTGCACCCGCCGGGCTGGACGGAGATCAGCGCCGTCTGCACCCACCCGGACCACCGCGGCCGGGGACTGGCCACCCGGCTGGTGCGCGCGGTCGCGGCGGGCATCCGGGAGCGCGGCGACACCCCCTTCCTCCACGCGGCAGCGGACAACACCCAAGCGATCCGGCTCTACGAGTCGATCGGATTCACCCTGCGCCGCCGCACCCGGTTCCTGCTCGTCCGGGCCCCGGGGGAGCGAACGTGA
- a CDS encoding LLM class flavin-dependent oxidoreductase, translating into MSSSPTSLHLAVALDGAGWHPAAWREPVARPGELLTAAYWTDLVAEAERGLLDLVTIEDALGLQSSSRTEPDGRTDQVRGRLDAVLIAARVAPLTRHIGVVPTVVATHTEPFHISKAIATLDYVSTGRAGLRLQVTARAHEAAHFGRRTFPPFGPDDYRTPAGRELVNGLFDEAADYVEVVRRLWDSWEDDAEIRDATTGRFIDRAKLHYIDFEGTHFRVKGPSVTPRPPQGQPIVSALAHATVPYRLVARSADIGYVTPHDAGEARAVVEEIRTEQAAAGRADETVHIFGDLVVFLDDDPAVAAARRERLDELAGEPYTSDAPVFTGTPAGLADLLQDLAAAGLTGFRLRPAVAGHDLPAITRGLVPELQRRNAFRREYEADTLRGLLGLTRPANRYAATATA; encoded by the coding sequence GTGTCCTCTTCACCCACTTCCCTGCATCTCGCCGTGGCCCTGGACGGCGCGGGCTGGCACCCTGCCGCCTGGCGCGAACCCGTCGCCCGCCCCGGTGAACTCCTCACCGCCGCCTACTGGACCGATCTGGTCGCCGAGGCCGAACGCGGACTGCTCGACCTCGTGACCATCGAGGACGCGCTCGGCCTCCAGTCCTCGTCCCGCACCGAGCCCGACGGGCGCACCGACCAGGTCCGCGGACGGCTGGACGCAGTCCTCATCGCGGCCCGGGTCGCCCCGCTGACCCGGCACATCGGGGTGGTCCCGACGGTGGTCGCCACCCACACGGAGCCGTTCCACATATCCAAGGCCATCGCCACCCTCGACTACGTGAGCACCGGGCGCGCGGGCCTGCGGCTCCAGGTCACGGCCCGAGCGCACGAGGCCGCGCACTTCGGCCGCCGGACCTTCCCGCCGTTCGGCCCCGACGACTACCGCACGCCCGCCGGACGGGAGCTGGTGAACGGACTGTTCGACGAGGCCGCCGACTACGTCGAGGTCGTGCGACGGCTCTGGGACAGCTGGGAGGACGACGCCGAGATCCGGGACGCCACCACCGGACGCTTCATCGACCGCGCGAAGCTGCACTACATCGACTTCGAGGGCACGCACTTCCGGGTCAAGGGCCCCTCGGTCACACCCCGGCCGCCCCAGGGCCAGCCGATCGTCAGCGCCCTGGCGCACGCCACCGTCCCGTACCGGCTGGTGGCCCGCTCCGCCGACATCGGCTACGTCACCCCGCACGACGCCGGCGAGGCCCGTGCCGTCGTCGAGGAGATCCGCACCGAACAGGCAGCGGCCGGCCGCGCCGACGAGACCGTGCACATCTTCGGCGACCTGGTGGTCTTCCTGGACGACGACCCCGCGGTGGCCGCCGCCCGCCGGGAGCGCCTGGACGAGCTCGCCGGCGAGCCCTACACCAGCGACGCCCCGGTCTTCACCGGAACGCCCGCCGGCCTCGCCGATCTGCTCCAGGACCTGGCGGCGGCCGGACTGACCGGATTCCGGCTGCGCCCCGCCGTGGCCGGCCACGACCTCCCGGCGATCACCCGGGGCCTGGTCCCCGAGCTCCAGCGCCGTAACGCCTTCCGCCGGGAGTACGAGGCCGACACCCTGCGCGGGCTGCTGGGGCTCACCCGCCCCGCCAACCGCTACGCCGCCACCGCGACCGCCTGA